Proteins from a single region of Chromobacterium sp. ATCC 53434:
- a CDS encoding MbnP family copper-binding protein encodes MKRNWILVPGLCLGLAACLGGGVKSSGEQGQDAARPDPGYGGGDTTVRFALKAGGQPVACHTRIAGIGSGQATATLAEGMLYVHDVALINNRGQEVPLRLDQGSKWQYLNLALLDFAGGSCKDPARDDGDTPVYQPLAGGNSEVVGSVPADSYTGLSFRVGVPVSAKNAKGEDVALNHQPAHSPPHPILGIYWLMWEWQSGHRFMRVDLAPEGGVRRAGGGTSDRWAFHLGSTDCQPDAAAVGGYRCGKPNRFKVAFDRFDPKSDQVVLDLQSLFAGNDIGRDDSADFGCKSNATDAECRPIFERLGLRLNDSAPGAGDGGLPLDDGRHSRVFRLEKTGR; translated from the coding sequence ATGAAGCGCAACTGGATTCTCGTGCCCGGCCTGTGCCTGGGTCTGGCCGCCTGCCTCGGCGGCGGCGTCAAAAGCAGCGGCGAGCAGGGCCAGGACGCCGCGCGTCCGGACCCCGGCTACGGCGGCGGCGACACCACCGTCCGCTTCGCCTTGAAAGCCGGCGGCCAGCCGGTAGCCTGCCATACCCGGATCGCCGGCATCGGCAGCGGCCAGGCCACGGCCACGCTGGCCGAGGGCATGCTCTACGTCCACGACGTGGCGCTGATCAACAACCGCGGCCAGGAAGTGCCGCTGCGGCTGGACCAGGGCAGCAAATGGCAGTACCTGAACCTGGCGCTGCTGGACTTCGCCGGCGGCAGCTGCAAGGACCCGGCGCGCGACGACGGCGACACCCCGGTCTACCAGCCGCTGGCCGGCGGCAATAGCGAGGTGGTCGGCAGCGTGCCGGCCGACAGCTACACCGGTCTCAGCTTCCGGGTCGGCGTGCCGGTGTCGGCCAAAAACGCCAAAGGCGAGGACGTCGCGCTGAACCACCAGCCGGCGCACAGCCCGCCGCACCCGATACTCGGCATCTACTGGCTGATGTGGGAATGGCAGTCCGGCCACCGCTTCATGCGCGTCGACCTGGCGCCCGAGGGCGGCGTCAGGCGCGCCGGCGGCGGCACCAGCGACCGCTGGGCCTTCCACCTCGGCTCCACCGACTGCCAGCCCGACGCCGCCGCCGTCGGTGGCTACCGCTGCGGCAAGCCCAACCGCTTCAAGGTGGCGTTCGACCGCTTCGATCCGAAGTCCGACCAGGTGGTGCTGGACCTGCAGTCGCTGTTCGCCGGCAACGACATCGGCCGCGACGACAGCGCCGACTTCGGCTGCAAGTCCAACGCCACCGACGCCGAATGCCGGCCGATCTTCGAGCGGCTGGGCCTGAGGCTGAACGACAGCGCCCCCGGCGCCGGCGACGGCGGCCTGCCGCTGGACGACGGCCGCCATTCGCGCGTGTTCCGGCTGGAGAAGACCGGCCGATGA
- a CDS encoding 3-(methylthio)propionyl-CoA ligase, which yields MLRGQMMDRPLLISDLLAHAERFHGDTEIVSRTVEGPIHRYTYRDAAGRARRLAKGLATLGVAPGDRVGTLAWNGYRHFEIYFAVSGSGAVCHTVNPRLFPEQIAWIINHAEDKVLMFDACFLPLVAQLADKLTTVKRFVLLAGRDRLPADSGIPGLQSYEALLDGHDDDYDWPLLDENAASSLCYTSGTTGNPKGVLYSHRSTVLHAFGSALPDSFDISARAVVMPVVPMFHANAWGLPYSCAMNGSKLVLPGQKLDGASLRQLIVEEGVTTSIGVPTVWLQLLQYCQREKLSLAPLKRVIAGGSAVPESMIDELAGHGVEMRQLWGMTELSPCGTTCTPKLKHQGLAGEEARMLLAKQGRPIYGVDIRIVDDAGLPLPHDGVTFGNLQARGPWVLAQYFKRELDDNHSADGWFHTGDVVTIDPDGYMRITDRTKDVIKSGGEWISSIDLENILVGHPAVAEAAAVAVPHPKWDERPLMVVALKPGASATRGELLAFFEGKIAKWWTPDDVAFVDELPHTATGKLLKMKLREQFRDHRWPNK from the coding sequence ATGCTGCGTGGACAGATGATGGACCGGCCGTTGTTGATTTCCGACTTGCTGGCGCATGCCGAGCGCTTTCACGGCGACACCGAGATCGTGTCGCGCACCGTCGAGGGCCCGATACACCGTTATACCTATCGCGACGCCGCCGGCCGGGCCAGGCGGCTGGCCAAGGGTCTGGCGACGCTGGGCGTGGCGCCGGGCGACCGGGTGGGCACGCTGGCCTGGAACGGCTACCGCCATTTCGAGATCTATTTCGCGGTGTCCGGCAGCGGCGCCGTTTGCCACACCGTCAATCCGCGGCTGTTTCCCGAGCAGATCGCCTGGATCATCAACCACGCCGAAGACAAGGTGCTGATGTTCGACGCGTGCTTTCTGCCGCTGGTGGCGCAGCTGGCGGACAAGCTGACCACGGTCAAGCGCTTCGTGCTGCTGGCCGGGCGCGACCGCCTGCCGGCCGACAGCGGCATTCCCGGCCTGCAAAGCTACGAGGCGCTGCTGGACGGCCACGACGACGACTACGACTGGCCGCTGCTGGACGAGAACGCCGCCTCCAGCCTGTGCTACACCTCCGGCACCACCGGCAATCCGAAGGGCGTGCTGTACTCGCACCGCTCCACCGTGCTGCACGCCTTCGGCAGCGCGCTGCCGGACAGCTTCGACATCTCGGCGCGGGCGGTGGTGATGCCGGTGGTGCCGATGTTCCACGCCAACGCCTGGGGCCTGCCGTACAGCTGCGCGATGAACGGCAGCAAGCTGGTGCTGCCGGGGCAGAAGCTGGACGGCGCCAGTCTGCGGCAGCTGATCGTCGAAGAGGGCGTGACCACGTCGATAGGCGTGCCGACGGTCTGGCTGCAACTGCTGCAATACTGCCAGCGCGAGAAGCTGTCGCTGGCGCCGCTGAAACGGGTGATCGCTGGCGGCTCGGCGGTGCCGGAAAGCATGATAGACGAGCTGGCCGGACATGGCGTCGAGATGCGCCAGCTGTGGGGCATGACCGAGCTGTCGCCGTGCGGCACCACCTGCACGCCCAAGCTCAAGCACCAGGGCCTGGCCGGCGAAGAGGCGAGGATGCTGCTGGCCAAGCAGGGGCGGCCGATCTACGGCGTCGACATCCGCATCGTCGACGACGCCGGCCTGCCGCTGCCGCATGACGGCGTCACCTTCGGCAATCTGCAGGCGCGCGGGCCGTGGGTGCTGGCGCAGTACTTCAAGCGCGAGCTGGACGACAACCACAGCGCCGACGGCTGGTTCCACACCGGCGACGTGGTGACGATAGATCCGGACGGCTATATGCGCATCACCGACCGCACCAAGGACGTGATCAAGTCCGGCGGCGAGTGGATCAGCTCCATCGATCTGGAAAACATCCTGGTCGGCCACCCGGCGGTGGCGGAGGCGGCCGCGGTGGCGGTGCCGCACCCGAAGTGGGACGAGCGGCCGCTGATGGTGGTGGCGCTGAAGCCGGGCGCGAGCGCGACGCGCGGGGAGTTGCTGGCCTTCTTCGAAGGCAAGATCGCCAAGTGGTGGACGCCGGACGACGTCGCCTTCGTCGACGAGCTGCCGCACACCGCCACCGGCAAGCTGCTGAAGATGAAGCTGCGGGAGCAGTTCCGCGACCATCGCTGGCCGAATAAATGA
- a CDS encoding ferredoxin--NADP reductase, translating to MSSPNLTAEKVLSVHHWNDTLFSFTCTRDAGLRFINGQFVMIGLEANGKPLMRAYSVVSSNYEEHLEFYSIKVQDGPLTSKLQHLQVGDTVMISKKPTGTLVQDNLLPGKNLYLLSTGTGLAPFMSIIKDPEVYERYDKVILTHGVRWVSELGYHDYITKELPENEFFGEMVREKLIYYPTVTREPFRNQGRLTDLITNGKLCADIGLPQLNPEHDRVLICGSPSMLHDLCEILNGMGFKESPRMGEPADYAIERAFVEK from the coding sequence ATGTCCTCTCCCAATCTGACCGCTGAAAAAGTCCTGTCCGTCCACCATTGGAACGACACCCTTTTCAGCTTCACCTGCACCCGCGACGCGGGTTTGCGCTTCATCAACGGCCAGTTCGTCATGATAGGCCTGGAAGCCAACGGCAAGCCGCTGATGCGTGCCTACTCCGTGGTCAGCTCCAACTACGAGGAGCATCTGGAGTTCTACAGCATCAAGGTTCAGGACGGCCCGCTGACCTCCAAGCTGCAGCACCTTCAGGTCGGCGACACCGTCATGATCAGCAAGAAGCCCACCGGCACGCTGGTGCAGGACAATCTGCTGCCGGGCAAGAACCTGTACCTGCTGTCGACCGGTACCGGCCTCGCCCCCTTCATGTCCATCATCAAGGACCCGGAGGTGTACGAGCGCTACGACAAGGTGATCCTGACCCACGGCGTGCGCTGGGTCAGCGAGCTGGGCTACCACGACTACATCACCAAGGAATTGCCGGAAAACGAATTCTTCGGCGAGATGGTGCGTGAAAAGCTGATCTACTATCCGACCGTCACCCGCGAACCGTTCCGCAATCAGGGCCGCCTGACCGATCTGATCACCAACGGCAAGCTGTGCGCCGACATCGGCCTGCCGCAGCTGAATCCGGAACACGACCGCGTGCTGATCTGCGGCAGCCCGAGCATGCTGCACGATCTGTGCGAGATCCTGAACGGCATGGGCTTCAAGGAATCGCCGCGCATGGGCGAGCCGGCCGACTACGCGATCGAACGCGCCTTCGTCGAGAAGTAA
- a CDS encoding ATP-binding protein — protein MKWNAMLEAEPAGDPLQAGHRVRRLRWLMLLLALAMLAGCALDGLALPWPLVGQALATLALVNLALPRLPGWGLKAESALRLGLFFDVLVLTELLAFSGGAANPLASLYLPPVLFAALLSPGWFAWLLALLSVSAYGLLFEWHLDWPLNGGNAAYAFNLHLSGMWFSFALSALLIAGFVSRLARQLRHQGDALAEARETQLRDEQLLAVGMQAAGAAHSLSTPLNTLTLLVDELLGERHGDEALRQDLLLMRAQLGSCRSALARLKHGSEPSPGPQPLFAALAERLEGWRSLRPDLRLDWRAPDGDDPPVRLDAAFWPALFNLVNNAAEAGGGAVEVTARLDGRTLSLDIVNRQGCLSGAQLARAGLAPLESAKPAGLGLGMLLSHATLARLGGTLSLDNRADGGVRARIELPLGLEDGQ, from the coding sequence ATGAAATGGAATGCGATGTTGGAGGCCGAGCCGGCCGGGGACCCGCTGCAGGCCGGCCACCGCGTGCGCCGGCTGCGCTGGCTGATGCTGCTGCTCGCGCTGGCCATGCTGGCCGGCTGCGCGCTGGATGGTCTGGCGCTGCCGTGGCCGCTGGTCGGCCAGGCGCTGGCGACGCTGGCCCTGGTCAATCTCGCGCTGCCGCGGCTGCCCGGCTGGGGGCTGAAGGCCGAGTCGGCGCTGCGGCTCGGCCTGTTCTTCGACGTGCTGGTGTTGACCGAGCTGCTGGCCTTCAGCGGCGGCGCCGCCAATCCGCTGGCCTCGCTATACCTGCCGCCGGTGCTGTTCGCCGCGCTGTTGTCGCCGGGCTGGTTCGCCTGGCTGCTGGCGCTGCTCAGCGTGTCCGCCTACGGCCTGTTGTTCGAATGGCATCTGGACTGGCCGCTGAACGGCGGCAACGCCGCCTACGCCTTCAATCTGCATCTGTCGGGCATGTGGTTCAGCTTCGCCTTGTCGGCGCTGTTGATCGCCGGCTTCGTGTCGCGGCTGGCCCGCCAGCTGCGCCACCAGGGCGACGCGCTGGCCGAGGCGCGCGAGACCCAGCTGCGCGACGAGCAGCTGCTGGCCGTCGGCATGCAGGCGGCCGGCGCCGCCCACTCGTTGTCGACGCCGCTGAACACGCTGACGCTGCTGGTGGACGAGTTGCTCGGCGAGCGCCACGGCGACGAGGCGCTGCGGCAGGACCTGCTGTTGATGCGGGCGCAGCTGGGCAGTTGCCGCTCGGCGCTGGCCAGGCTCAAGCACGGCTCCGAGCCCAGCCCCGGCCCGCAGCCGCTGTTCGCCGCGTTGGCCGAGCGGCTGGAGGGCTGGCGCAGCCTGCGGCCGGACCTGAGGCTGGACTGGCGGGCGCCGGACGGCGACGATCCGCCGGTCAGGCTGGACGCGGCCTTCTGGCCGGCGTTGTTCAATCTGGTCAACAACGCGGCCGAGGCCGGCGGCGGCGCGGTGGAGGTGACCGCGCGGCTGGACGGGCGGACGCTGAGCCTGGACATCGTCAACCGCCAGGGCTGTCTGAGCGGGGCGCAGCTGGCCCGCGCCGGGCTGGCGCCGCTGGAGTCGGCCAAGCCGGCCGGCCTGGGCCTGGGCATGTTGCTCAGCCACGCGACGCTGGCGCGGTTGGGCGGCACGCTGAGCCTGGACAACCGCGCCGACGGCGGCGTGCGCGCCCGCATTGAGCTGCCGCTGGGACTGGAGGACGGCCAGTGA
- a CDS encoding TonB-dependent copper receptor, translating into MNLNPLLLPVPLALAAGSAMGADLPEFHADTIVVTAVRTEQPLRVETDPRAPRQPVPAGDGADLLKTIPGFDVVRKGGSSGDPLLRGLGGSRLNILANGGFVYGGCPGRMDPPTAYLFPDAYDKLVVIKGPQSVKYGGALIAGAVSFERRTRPFDAAGLRFDGSVLAGSAERYDGYADLTLGGPLGYLRLIDSHNQAGDYRDGDGRKVHSAYRRDSQSVVAGFTPGRDTTLELSGDFGRGRAAYADRMMDGSQFDRSAWGLKAEQRNLAPWLDAVRLAANHSYADHVMDNYSLRPLAPGRPPRASNPDRNTDAAKLEADLAFSDIDLTVGVDWQNDRHTSRAGGLDYAAQPRVADQHLQRAGLYAEGSAPLYGGKLVAGWRHDRVRAYYDAAAGRGEQLQDYRLYSGFARYEYKLGDWTPYAGVGVAERAPDYWERSYVAAGRPVLQPERNTQLDFGALYHGDKVSGSLSAYLGRIDDFLLVDRTAAQATRNVQAVRYGLEADASWQFAPEWRLAGSAAYSWGANTTDDRPLAQTPPLSATLSLAWDNQTWAAAAVWRVAAGQDRYAVGQGNIASQDLGPTPGFAVLSLNGGWRVSKALKLTAGIDNLLNRGYAEHVSSSGADVAGYQRALRVNEPGRTLWMKLQAHW; encoded by the coding sequence ATGAACCTGAATCCCCTGTTGCTGCCCGTGCCGCTGGCGCTGGCGGCCGGCTCCGCCATGGGCGCCGATCTGCCCGAATTCCACGCCGACACCATCGTCGTCACCGCCGTCAGGACCGAGCAGCCGCTGCGGGTCGAGACCGATCCGCGCGCGCCGCGCCAACCGGTGCCGGCCGGCGACGGCGCCGACCTGCTGAAAACCATTCCCGGCTTCGACGTGGTGCGCAAGGGCGGCAGCTCCGGCGATCCGCTGCTGCGCGGCCTCGGCGGCTCCCGCCTGAACATCCTGGCCAACGGCGGCTTCGTCTACGGCGGCTGCCCGGGCCGGATGGACCCGCCCACCGCCTACCTGTTTCCCGACGCCTACGACAAGCTGGTGGTGATCAAGGGACCGCAATCGGTCAAATACGGCGGCGCGCTGATCGCCGGCGCCGTCAGCTTCGAACGCCGGACCCGGCCGTTCGACGCGGCCGGCCTGCGCTTCGACGGCAGCGTGCTGGCCGGCTCCGCCGAGCGCTACGACGGCTACGCCGACCTGACGCTGGGCGGCCCGCTCGGCTATCTGCGGCTGATAGATTCGCACAACCAGGCCGGCGACTACCGCGACGGCGACGGCCGCAAGGTCCATTCGGCTTACCGCCGCGACAGCCAGAGCGTCGTCGCCGGCTTCACCCCTGGCCGCGACACCACGCTGGAATTGTCCGGCGACTTCGGCCGCGGCCGCGCCGCCTACGCCGACCGGATGATGGACGGCAGCCAGTTCGACCGCAGCGCCTGGGGCCTCAAGGCCGAGCAGCGCAATCTCGCGCCGTGGCTGGACGCGGTCAGGCTGGCGGCCAACCACAGCTACGCCGACCACGTGATGGACAACTACTCGCTGCGGCCGCTGGCGCCGGGCAGGCCGCCGCGCGCCAGCAATCCGGACCGCAACACCGACGCCGCCAAGCTGGAGGCGGACCTGGCGTTCTCCGACATCGACCTGACCGTCGGCGTCGACTGGCAGAACGACCGCCACACCAGCCGCGCCGGCGGGCTCGACTACGCCGCCCAGCCACGGGTGGCCGACCAGCACTTGCAGCGCGCCGGCCTGTACGCCGAGGGCAGCGCCCCGCTGTACGGCGGCAAGCTGGTGGCCGGCTGGCGCCACGACCGCGTGCGCGCCTATTACGACGCCGCCGCCGGCCGCGGCGAGCAGCTGCAGGACTACCGGCTGTACAGCGGCTTCGCCCGCTACGAGTACAAGCTGGGCGACTGGACGCCGTACGCCGGCGTCGGCGTCGCCGAGCGCGCGCCGGACTACTGGGAGCGCAGCTATGTCGCCGCCGGCCGGCCAGTGCTGCAGCCGGAACGCAACACCCAGCTCGACTTCGGCGCGCTGTACCACGGCGACAAGGTCAGCGGCTCGCTGTCGGCCTATCTCGGCCGCATCGACGACTTCCTGCTGGTCGACCGGACCGCCGCCCAGGCCACCCGCAACGTCCAGGCCGTCCGCTACGGCCTGGAGGCCGACGCCTCCTGGCAGTTCGCGCCCGAGTGGCGGCTGGCCGGCAGCGCCGCCTACAGCTGGGGCGCCAACACCACCGACGACAGGCCGCTGGCACAGACGCCGCCGCTGAGCGCCACGCTGAGCCTGGCCTGGGACAACCAGACCTGGGCCGCCGCCGCCGTATGGCGCGTGGCCGCCGGCCAGGACCGCTACGCCGTCGGCCAGGGCAATATCGCCAGCCAGGACCTGGGTCCGACGCCGGGCTTCGCCGTGCTGTCGCTGAACGGCGGCTGGCGCGTCAGCAAGGCGCTGAAGCTGACGGCCGGCATAGACAACCTGCTGAACCGCGGCTACGCCGAGCACGTCAGCAGCAGCGGCGCCGACGTCGCCGGCTACCAGCGCGCCCTGCGCGTCAACGAACCGGGCCGCACGCTGTGGATGAAGCTGCAGGCGCACTGGTAA
- a CDS encoding response regulator transcription factor has product MSAFLLIDDDEAFATVLSRSLTRRGHAVAWARNADEALARVAERPARILLDLNLDGDSGLSLLPALRALSPDSAIVVLTGYASIATAVEATKLGAVQYLAKPAGVDEILAAFAQQAANPELPVAPQPMSLRRVTWEHLQRVLAEHDGNISATARALNMHRRTLQRMLAKRPVKS; this is encoded by the coding sequence GTGAGCGCTTTTCTGCTGATAGACGACGACGAGGCTTTCGCGACGGTGCTGTCGCGCTCGCTGACGCGACGCGGCCATGCGGTCGCCTGGGCCAGGAACGCCGACGAGGCGCTGGCGCGGGTCGCCGAGCGGCCGGCGCGCATCCTGCTGGATCTGAACCTGGACGGCGACAGCGGCCTCAGCCTGTTGCCGGCGCTGCGGGCGCTCAGCCCCGACAGCGCCATCGTCGTGCTGACCGGCTACGCCAGCATCGCCACCGCCGTCGAGGCGACCAAGCTCGGCGCGGTGCAGTATCTGGCCAAGCCGGCCGGCGTCGACGAGATCCTGGCCGCCTTCGCCCAGCAGGCGGCCAATCCGGAACTGCCGGTGGCGCCGCAGCCGATGTCGCTGCGCCGCGTCACCTGGGAGCATCTGCAGCGGGTGCTGGCCGAGCACGACGGCAATATCTCCGCGACCGCGCGCGCCTTGAACATGCACCGCCGCACCCTGCAGCGGATGCTGGCCAAGCGGCCGGTGAAAAGCTGA
- a CDS encoding UDP-2,3-diacylglucosamine diphosphatase, with translation MQPDSAPDAPRRLRSIWISDVHLGTAGCRADHLLDFLREHESDYLYLVGDIVDGWQLRKSWYWKQSHNDVVQKLLRKARKGCQVIYIPGNHDEAARQYCGLDFGGVAIRHEAEHLTADGKRLLVLHGDEFDGVIQYAKWLAYLGDNLYTLILQLNRGFNWVRTRLGLPYWSLSQYLKHKVKNAVNFISQFETILAGEARRRGFDGVICGHIHKPEVRMIDGILYGNSGDWVESLSALVEHPDGRLQVLHWTAMLRPAAAADVEADPIPSPEESSCAS, from the coding sequence ATGCAGCCAGACTCCGCTCCCGACGCCCCCCGCCGACTGCGCAGCATCTGGATCTCCGACGTCCACCTCGGCACCGCCGGCTGCCGCGCCGACCATCTGCTCGACTTCCTGCGCGAACATGAATCGGACTACCTGTATCTGGTCGGCGACATCGTCGACGGCTGGCAGCTGAGAAAGTCCTGGTACTGGAAGCAAAGCCACAACGACGTGGTGCAGAAGTTGCTCAGAAAGGCGCGCAAGGGCTGCCAGGTGATCTACATCCCCGGCAACCACGACGAGGCCGCGCGGCAATACTGCGGACTGGACTTCGGCGGCGTCGCGATACGCCACGAGGCCGAGCACCTGACCGCCGACGGCAAGCGCCTCCTGGTGCTGCACGGCGACGAATTCGACGGCGTGATCCAGTACGCCAAGTGGCTGGCCTATCTCGGCGACAATCTGTACACGCTGATCCTGCAGCTGAACCGCGGCTTCAACTGGGTGCGGACCCGGCTGGGGCTGCCGTACTGGTCGCTGTCGCAATACCTGAAGCACAAGGTGAAGAACGCGGTGAACTTCATCAGCCAGTTCGAAACCATCCTGGCCGGCGAGGCGCGGCGGCGCGGCTTCGACGGCGTGATCTGCGGCCACATCCACAAGCCGGAGGTGAGGATGATAGACGGCATCCTGTACGGCAACAGCGGCGACTGGGTGGAAAGCCTGTCTGCGCTGGTGGAACACCCCGACGGGCGCCTGCAGGTGCTGCACTGGACCGCGATGCTCCGGCCCGCCGCGGCCGCCGATGTCGAGGCCGATCCCATTCCCTCTCCCGAGGAGTCGTCATGCGCATCATGA
- a CDS encoding glycosyltransferase family 1 protein: MRIMIVTDAWKPQVNGVVRSLTETVRELDGFGHQVNMITPLEFHTIPCPTYPDIRLSLLPYRQVAQRISGFAPDAVHIATEGPLGLAARRYCLNRGLAFTSAYHTRFPEYIHARCRLPLDISYAWMRRFHNASQAVMVPTRSIADDLTARGFDNIKLWSRGVDTEMFSPGERLRLDESAPPRFVYIGRVAVEKNIEAFLKLDLPGSKWVVGDGPLLARLKQEYPDVYFAGVFPQQELARFYRAADVFVFPSLTDTFGLVLLEAMACGTPVAAFPVAGPLDVVGDSGAGALDWDLRAACLKAMEIDRGLVRQVAERYSWQAASRQFESHLRPNAATAAAVAATAD, translated from the coding sequence ATGCGCATCATGATCGTCACCGACGCCTGGAAGCCGCAGGTCAACGGCGTGGTCCGCTCGCTGACCGAAACCGTCCGCGAGCTGGACGGCTTCGGCCACCAGGTCAATATGATCACGCCGCTGGAATTCCACACAATACCCTGCCCCACCTATCCGGACATCCGGCTGTCGCTGCTGCCCTACCGCCAGGTGGCGCAGCGCATCTCCGGCTTCGCGCCCGACGCCGTCCACATCGCCACCGAGGGGCCGCTGGGCCTGGCCGCCCGACGTTATTGCCTGAACCGCGGCCTGGCCTTCACCAGCGCCTACCACACCCGCTTCCCCGAATACATCCACGCCCGCTGCCGGCTGCCGCTGGACATCAGCTACGCCTGGATGCGCCGCTTCCACAACGCCTCCCAGGCGGTGATGGTGCCGACCCGCTCCATCGCCGACGATCTGACGGCGCGGGGTTTCGACAACATCAAGCTGTGGAGCCGCGGCGTCGACACCGAAATGTTCTCCCCCGGCGAGCGGCTGCGGCTGGACGAGTCCGCCCCGCCGCGCTTCGTCTACATCGGCCGGGTGGCGGTGGAAAAGAATATCGAGGCCTTCCTGAAGCTGGACCTGCCCGGCAGCAAATGGGTGGTCGGCGACGGCCCGCTGCTGGCCCGGCTGAAGCAGGAATACCCGGACGTGTATTTCGCCGGCGTGTTCCCGCAGCAGGAACTGGCGCGCTTCTACCGCGCCGCCGACGTCTTCGTCTTTCCCAGCCTGACCGACACCTTCGGCCTGGTGCTGCTGGAGGCGATGGCCTGCGGCACACCGGTGGCGGCCTTTCCGGTCGCCGGTCCGCTGGACGTGGTCGGCGACAGCGGCGCCGGCGCGCTGGACTGGGACCTGCGCGCCGCCTGCCTGAAGGCGATGGAAATCGACCGCGGCCTGGTACGCCAAGTGGCCGAACGCTATTCCTGGCAGGCGGCCAGCCGCCAGTTCGAATCGCACCTACGCCCGAACGCCGCCACCGCCGCCGCGGTCGCCGCGACGGCAGATTGA
- a CDS encoding methanobactin export MATE transporter MbnM, with amino-acid sequence MRPLAALALAVLLAAGGREPLASPAPVGDWHWQLPAGVAPPPVPADNPMSLAKFELGRRLFYDKRLSGNGGVSCASCHQQRLAFSDGVALSAGATGERTLRNAQPLVNVAWRRSYTWANYSLTTLERQMDGPLFRTDPVEMGINDGNRQAVLARLTADPLYRREFARVFPGEARPLTLANIVKAVASFERGIVSFDSRYDRHQAGAARLSAAELRGLALFRSERGQCFRCHGSADFDEQMAGQGRGLPFRNIGLYDTDGDGGYPFPNRGTLELSGRPADMGRFRSPGLRNVALTAPYMHDGSVATLEQAVRVHAEHGRGDGRRNRWKDPLVDRIRLTPAEQADIVAFLKTLTDETLTGDPRLADPFAAEPKAGR; translated from the coding sequence ATGAGGCCGCTCGCCGCGCTGGCGCTGGCCGTCCTGCTCGCCGCCGGCGGCCGGGAGCCGCTGGCGTCGCCGGCGCCGGTCGGCGACTGGCACTGGCAGCTGCCGGCCGGCGTGGCGCCGCCGCCGGTGCCGGCCGACAATCCGATGAGCCTGGCCAAGTTCGAGCTGGGCCGGCGGCTGTTCTACGACAAGCGACTGTCCGGCAACGGCGGCGTCAGCTGCGCCAGCTGCCACCAGCAGCGGCTGGCCTTCAGCGACGGCGTCGCGCTGTCCGCCGGCGCCACCGGCGAGCGCACGCTGCGCAACGCCCAGCCGCTGGTCAACGTCGCCTGGCGCCGGAGCTACACCTGGGCCAATTACTCGCTGACGACGCTGGAGCGGCAGATGGACGGGCCGCTGTTCCGCACCGATCCGGTCGAGATGGGCATCAACGACGGCAATCGGCAGGCGGTGCTGGCGCGGCTGACCGCCGACCCGCTGTACCGGCGCGAATTCGCCCGCGTGTTTCCCGGCGAGGCGCGGCCGCTAACGCTGGCCAATATCGTCAAGGCCGTCGCCAGCTTCGAGCGCGGCATCGTGTCCTTCGATTCGCGCTACGACCGCCACCAGGCCGGCGCGGCCCGACTGTCGGCCGCCGAGCTTCGCGGGCTGGCGCTGTTCCGCTCGGAGCGGGGCCAGTGCTTCCGCTGCCACGGCAGCGCCGATTTCGACGAGCAGATGGCCGGACAGGGCCGGGGCCTGCCGTTCCGCAACATCGGCCTGTACGACACCGACGGCGACGGCGGCTATCCCTTCCCCAACCGCGGCACGCTGGAATTGAGCGGCAGGCCGGCCGACATGGGCCGCTTCCGCAGCCCCGGCCTGCGCAATGTCGCCTTGACCGCGCCGTATATGCACGACGGCAGCGTCGCGACGCTGGAGCAGGCGGTGCGCGTCCACGCCGAACACGGCCGCGGCGACGGCCGCCGCAACCGCTGGAAAGACCCGCTGGTGGACCGCATCCGGCTGACGCCCGCCGAGCAGGCCGACATCGTCGCCTTTCTGAAAACGCTCACCGACGAGACGCTGACCGGCGATCCGCGGCTGGCCGACCCGTTCGCCGCCGAACCCAAAGCCGGCCGATGA
- a CDS encoding 5-carboxymethyl-2-hydroxymuconate Delta-isomerase: MPHCVIECSAQIAAQPDIHRLLQSAHQAADASGLFETHDIKVRLLPYEDYLVGGKDQDFVHIVCHILAGRSDEQKGRLANSLVHTVCAWLPDVAMVSCEVRDIVRAHYSNRRQIMAQG; this comes from the coding sequence ATGCCCCACTGCGTCATCGAATGCTCGGCCCAGATCGCCGCCCAGCCCGACATCCACCGCTTGCTGCAATCGGCCCATCAGGCCGCCGACGCCAGCGGCCTGTTCGAAACCCACGACATCAAGGTCAGGCTGCTGCCCTACGAGGACTATCTGGTCGGCGGCAAGGACCAGGACTTCGTCCACATCGTCTGCCACATCCTGGCCGGACGCAGCGACGAGCAGAAAGGCCGGCTGGCCAACAGCCTGGTCCACACCGTCTGCGCCTGGCTGCCGGACGTCGCCATGGTCAGCTGCGAGGTCCGCGACATCGTCCGCGCCCACTACAGCAACCGCCGCCAGATCATGGCCCAGGGCTAA